The sequence below is a genomic window from Armatimonadota bacterium.
CCTTGGCAGTCAGCAAGTTCAAAATGGCTGTGCTCGGACCTTGCGGGAGACCACCTAAATCATCGCGATGCAGGTAAAGGGCGTTCCGGATGTTTCCCTTTTCAGAGTTCGTTATGATCTCGAGATCTGCAAGCGCAGACACAAGGGCATTAGCCGACCTGAAGCCGGTTGCTTCCTGCAACTCTCTTAGGGTCTTGCCCTTCAAATGGCTCTCGCTGGAGGTTCCCATGAGCTCGGAATCCTGACTAAGATACCAATATTATCAGATTCTTACATGAATTTCTACACAAATTTTTCATAGCCAGTGAATATAGATTCTATTGTGGCAAAAAAGATGATTCCATTTTGTCTCAAAAATCTTTGAATATAAGTGAATATTTGGAGTTAAATGGCCTCGCGTGTCTCGTGGAACGTGATGTCTTCTAGGATTGATATGTAACATTTTACATATTTTTACACATTTCTACATAATCTCGTCCTTGTTGGTGTATATTGGCATTAATGGATTGGCTATCGAGGCACGATGCCTCAAATTCAAATGCGTGCAATTATGGAAGGTTCTTCTTTTTCCGAAATAATGACTGCGGCAGTGCTTGCTGGAGCCGGAGCAGTCCTAGTCAAAGTGGCTGAAGAGGCTTTTCACCGCTTCACTACCGATAAGTGTTCTATCCGGATTGAGTTAGAGGGTGAGCCAGTAGCCCACGCCCGACTCGTCGTTCTTGGATGGAGGTCATTTTTGGCTAACGAATCAGGTTGGGTGGAATTTCGAATTCGAAAGGGAACCGAGTTGGAACTTGCTGTCTTCGACGACGAATTCCCCTTTCTGATTCTAAACAGCTTGAAGAAGCAATATTGCTTTGTTAAGCGCGTAGCATCGCAGGCTGACCCGCTTGTGCTGAAAGTTAGGAAGGCAAATATACGTCGTGGATGACATTGGGCAGTAATCTCGGTTTAATCCCATTTCCGGTTTTTGGCTTGTTCCAGCGTGGGGCAGTGCATGGCTTTGCGCTCGGCGTCGCCGATGCCGGTGGTGTCGAATGCGTCGAGTTTGAAGGGGCCGCCGCCGTCGCTGGAGTACTGGGTTCCGTACCGTTGGCGGTATCCGGCGGAGAGGGACATACGGTCGTAGGTGGCGGCGCAGAGCCAAGCGGCTTCTTGGCGGCCGAGGAGGAGCGAGCAGATGGAGAGTTCGTGGGCGAGGGCGTAATCCTCCCAGCTTGAGCCGTGCTGGAGGACGAGCGAGGCGTGGTCGAAGTCTTCGGCGGTGACGACGCGGCCCTTCTTGAGCAGGTCGATGATGCGGGTCTTGCGCTTTTTGTCGCCGTCCATGATCTCCTTCATTTCCTTCGAACTGAGCTTTGACCAGTCCTTGGAGCGGACGGCTTGGTCGTCGGCGCAAATCTTGGTGACTTCCTCGTCGCTCTTCATCTTGGAACTGCGTTCGACGGCTTTGTCGGGAGCGAGGAAAACGTCGCGGATCGACTTGGGGGCGGGATCGACCTTGAATCGGTCGTCTAGGTACTTGATGGTCCCGATGGGCTGGCGGCGACCGGTCGCCAGTACATAACCGTCCCATGTCTTCTTCACTTCCTCGCGGGCTTTGGGGTTGCCGTTGGCGAGGGCGGCGAGGCATAGCTCGTGCTTGACTCGACTGATTTCGAAGCGAAAACGGACATCGGTGACGATGGACGAGGCGCGGACGAACTCATCGGGGGACTTCAGGTCGTCGGCTTCGGCGAGGGAGAAGACCCCTTGGTTGACGGTCAGGAGTTTCAGGATGTCGAAGTGCGGCGCTTGGTTCGCCTTGTAGGTCTCTTCGAGGTCGGTGAGGGAGGTCAGTTGAGTTACGGCGAAGGCGAGCACTGGGACCATTCCTTTCATTGTAGACAAGAAATCTGTCCCAGTACCAGATTTATTTACGAATCTTGACTTGCGAACTGGACCAGTCCAACACTATTGCCGTCGGGATCGTGGACGGTAGCGGACCAGCCGACGCCGGGAACGGGCTGTTTGGGGTCTTGGGCGGAGCCGCCCAGGGATGCGGCCTTGGCAATGGTGGCGTCGATGTCTTCGACTTGGAACCAAACGCTTGGCGAGTTGCCGACGACGATGTTGTCCGACTTCATGAGTCCGCCGATATGCTGGTCGCCGATGCCGAAGACGACCATGCCCTCGATGAAGCTTCGGAATTCCCAGTTGGGGAAGAGGCCGTGGAAGAACGCCTGTGACCGAGCGAGGTCGGAAACATTGAATTCAATGTGACAGATTGTGTGCATGACGGGACCATGTTACAGGCTTTAGCGTGGTCCTCAGTTATCCAAAATTGCGCTTCTTGTATTCGGTTGGCGTGACTCCGAACGCGGCTTTGAAACGGCGGCAGAAGGTGGGGACGCTTTCGTAGCCGACGGCGAGGACCACGGCGGCGATCTCCATACCCGAATCGAGCAAGCTTTTCGACCATTCGAGGCGGCGACTGGCGAGCATCTTGATGGGCGATATTCCGTAGGTATCGCGAAATAGGCGGATGAAATGGCTTTCGGAAATGCCGGCGACGCGCGAGAGTCCGGCGACGGTCAGGTCCTGGCCAGGGGCGTCGAGGATCAGCTTGCGGGTGAGCTCGACCCGCTCCAGCAGTTCGGCCCTGGTGGCCCACTTTTGGCGCGGAACTCGGCTCATCGCCAGTGCATAGGGGCAGGGGCCAGGCATACCGAGATTATAACGCCGGGTAGTCTCGCGGCATGATCGCCGCTCTTTGTTTGGTCGCCGTTGTCCAGGCCGATGTGTACGTCGGGGTTCGCGGGCTGGACTCGAACCCGGGAACCGACAGCCGTCCGATGCGGACGATCATGTCGGCGGTACGGCGAGCGCGGGAGTTGAAGGCGCATCGGGTTGTAGTTGGTGCAGGCGAGTACCGATTGTTGGATTCGATCGAGTTGGGGGCGGAAGACTCGGGGTTGGTGATCGAGGCGGGGAAGAACGCTCGGCCGATGATTACGGGTTGCGTCGACGTGGCTAAAGAGTCGTGGAAGAAGTGTCGCGATCGGGCGGTTTTGGATCGGATCATCGATGCGGAAGCCTGGGGCAAGGTTTGGGAGATCGACTTGGGGGCATTGATTGGTAAGCCCTTGCCTGCAGCGGCACCGTACGGATTTACGACGCCGGTTTCGGTGGCGGGCAACGAGCTTTTCGCCGACGACAAGCCGATGACGGTGGCACGATGGCCGAACGAAGGCTTTGCCAAGGTGGCCGAGGTGGTTGAACCGGGAAACGGCGAAGAGGACCAGAACAAGCCGCCCAGGAAACCGGTTTTCTTGGC
It includes:
- a CDS encoding helix-turn-helix domain-containing protein — its product is MPGPCPYALAMSRVPRQKWATRAELLERVELTRKLILDAPGQDLTVAGLSRVAGISESHFIRLFRDTYGISPIKMLASRRLEWSKSLLDSGMEIAAVVLAVGYESVPTFCRRFKAAFGVTPTEYKKRNFG